Below is a genomic region from Dioscorea cayenensis subsp. rotundata cultivar TDr96_F1 chromosome 14, TDr96_F1_v2_PseudoChromosome.rev07_lg8_w22 25.fasta, whole genome shotgun sequence.
AAGAACTCAATTTGTGCTCTAAAAAGAAATCTCGAGTTTTTGTATTTCCATGCAAGTGATCCTAGTGAGTTCATGCACGGCTAACTTGAGACATGGTTGGATCTTGTAGATAAAGCTTTTGCTCATGCCACCTCCAAGAGAAGATTGCATCCTTGTCTCCTTCAAAGCACCACTACAGTTAGTTTTGCTCCAGATATATTTTCACTGCtagtaaattttatatttactgTTTTTTCTTTGTGATCTGTATATGTACCATTCTTTTTTACCGTACTCTacgtggtttatttttttttattattttttaaattgattcaaGGATTTAGagtaacttaattaattaattaatcaatttgatttgaaatgGAAGTTTTATAGCTCTCGGAAAATACCCATCCGGATTTTAATGAAAGGATCTCTATCATCtgtcaaatttataaaatggaTTAGTCTTCCGACATCAATGATGATTAACGTGTTTTATAAAATGGCCTAGTCTGTTCCGCTAAGGCGCAGTTCCTTATCAATGGAACTTCCCAGGGCTACATTCGTTGCAAAAGGGGCttgagacaaggtgatcctcttTCTCCACTACTTTTCGCCCTAGCCACTGATGTTTTAAGCGCTATGTTCTTTCACGCTCTAAACTCCAAAGTCTTAATCGGCGTTCCCCTTAACTCTTCTGATAGTATCTGTCACTTCCAATATGCAGACGACCTCCTAATCTTCTCCACTGGAGGACATGAAGACCTTCATATAATCAAACTAATTTTGTATCTCTATGAGGGGTCTTCTGGCTTATCCATAAATTTTCATAAGAGCTGCCTATATTCTTCCAACTATGGCTTTCAACCTCATTACACCTCTGCTAGAATCCTTAATTGCTCCTGTAGCAGTCTCCCTATCACTTACTTAGGAATCCCTCTCTCTGGTCGTCGACCTAGAAGACTTGACTGGGAGAAACTCATTGGTATGGTTCGTTCCAGGCTCACCACTTGGAAAGCTAGTTATTTATCTCTTGGCGGTCGCTTGACTCTTGTCAACTCTGTCCTCTCCTCCATGCCTGTTTACTGGATGTCGGTTTTTAAGCTCCCTGCTTGGGTGATCaaggaaattgataaaattctgAGAGATTTCCTTTGTTGAGGCTCTGATCTGGGCCCTAAGGGAATTAGATTAATTGCCTGGAACAGGATCACTAGACCAAAAGACATGGGTGGTTGGGGTATTCTCAACCTCCAAACCTTCAACATTGCTTTACTAagtaagtggtggtggaaattatctGGCAATCCTACTGGTGGTTGGGCCAAAATCATTCATGCTAACTACAATCTCAAAGATACAAACAAAATCTTATTTCACATCCCACTTAGGaacaaatctttcttctgggCAGGTGTGACTTCTAACCTCCTCTCCTTCCGTTCTTGTATCTCGAAATTGATCAAAAATGGCTCCAACACCTCTCTTTGGTTTGACCGCTGGCATGATGGAATCCTACTTAAAGATCGCTGGCCTGACCTCTTCAATGATTGCACTGATCCTTGGATTACCATTAGGCGATTTTCCCAGCTCCTTACCAACACTGAGCAAATTTTCCGCACTGCCACACCAGACATGTTATCTCCTATCCTAGATATTATCCCGGCCTGTTCTCTTGCGCAAAATGATACCTACACTTGGACCCTGGAAAAATGTGGCACCTTCACTGTTAAATCCTTTTATAACTTCCTCATTGATGGTGGAACTCGCAACCCCTTATACTCACTTTTCTGGAAGATCCGTTGCCCCAGCAAAATCACACTCTTCTCCTGGCTGGCTGGCGAAGACAAAATCCTCACTTTATCCAACATCTTCAAGAAGGGTTGCAATTTTCAACACTCCACTGATACCTGTGTCCTCTGTCACAATTCCTCAGAGACGCTCCAACACCTCTTCATTGACTGTGAATTTTCTAAACGCATCTGGGCATTCTTCTCTCACTCCTTAGACTCATCTTCTCTCCCACAATCCATTCCCTACTTATGGACTTCCTGGATCCCGTCACTCGCTCCTCAATCTCAACCTCTCTGGGACCTTGTCTCCCGTGCAATCttgtggaacatttggcttgaaaggAATTCTCGTATCTTTCAACTTCTTGTGTTGCCTCAGTTAAGCACTATCtttaaaactgctaatatgcttctttcttggttcCCGACAGTTGCAGATAGACATCAACAATCTCTTACTGAAGCTTCTCAAAAAATCAAGCGTTCTCTTGATTTCTTCAGCGCAAGGGCCTCTAACTCTGCGGGCGAGCTGGATCGTAACGTCTCCCAGGAATAGTCGACCCACCTGTTCTTCTAGTCAGGCCTGAGACGCTAGACAGTGCCTTCCACCTGATTAGACCTTtatcttctctcttttcttttctctttactttcTCGCACTTGTAccccctcacttctggtgagggTCTTATCTTCTTTGTActgtttcttctcttttaataaatcagtggtttatccacttttaatcaaaaaaaaaatgatgattaaCGTGTAGATATATATGAATCCCACCCCACCAAACATAATTAAGTCaccaaaattattaaaagaaaaattatgatatattaaTGTAGTAGCAATAGTCTAGTGGTAAGGTAGACTCCTGTGTGTGTGAGAAACCTAAGATTTAAGTAATTTGTGAGTGTACATGGTTTGCAATCTCAAGCATGAATAGAATGACAACAAAAGGGTTtatacattgtatttttttttattgctaattAAAAGTATAAAAACATACTCATATGATAAATATTAAAGTGATAGACTAATGAGTTTATAGCTCAGCAGCATGACCTCACTTGCATAAAGTGATGATTAGAGTCTTCAATTTATTACAAGTTCAAAAGACTGTAATATAGTGATAAAAAGATCTTTAGTTTAGGTTCTTGCAACCCGAGTCATGTGCCTCCAAGTAAGGGTGCTAGATTGGGTGACTAATCCCCGACTTTGAGCACACCCCCTCACACacagattttttatatttatttatttatttatttattttgaaaaagtgCATAAACCACTtcgaattaataaaaaagaaaaatatataagtcatctaccactagatgtggtaaaGTACAACAAAAAAAGGTACGACATAAAAAGAGCTGAAATCCTCAAAAGAGCAGCTAACTCAGAACCTAGTCAGTGCCTGGGTCATGTGTCTCCTCTGAAGGCCAAGTCACACCAAAATCTTTCACACGAGGGCCAAGAAACTCCAAACTTCTTCTGACAGTGTTGATATCCTCATCAAGCTTCGCTCTAGGTCCCTCTGCGATAGAAGAGCACCAAGATACAAGCATACGATCAATTTTCACAATGAGACAATGTGCATGCATAACATTGGCATTGAAAATACAACCATTCCTAGCAAGTCAGATATTCCAAATAATTGCTTTCACCACTAAGTCCTCAAAAGCCCTTCTCTTAGTATGCAAACATGTTCTCCACCGGCCCCAAAGATCCTTGAGAAAAGACAGTGACTGAGGAAATTGAAGTATTTTGATGAAGTATTCCCACACTTGGTTAGCAAAAAGAGCAGTGAATGAACAGATGGTCAACCGACTCAGACCCGGCGTGACACATGATGCAGGTATCAATAGGCAACTTGTTACATCTCCTTCATGCTAGGTTTTCCAACGAAAGGATTTTGTTTTGCCACGCAAGCCAGTTGAATAGGTTAATTTTCTTAGGGCGCGCACCAATCACGCCAAAAAAATTGTGACACCGGGCATCTGAGCCCTCCATCGATTAAGAGATTGTAGAAGGACTTCACCAAGAACGTCCTATTTCCCGTAAGTCTCCACCACTTCTTATCCCCCAATTGACTAACAGACGTCCGCACACTTGCACTATCATGTCTAATTTCTTCATTACCAGTGAAGGGAAGCTCATCCAATAAGTGGATAAGCTCGTGAACTGTGTCATTGGGGCGGAGGCTGGCTCTGTACTAATTTGGCCACAGATTCATTGGTGCAATACCATTTAGCTAACAATCTTTCCAAAAAAGTGTTTCCTTGCCAGTAATAACTTCATGTGAAAAACAACTCCTGAGAGCCGGTAAGCAGCTCAAAACccctttccaaaagaaggaaATCTTTCCTGCCTGATTAGGCCACAGATTCGAACGAAATAAACCGTAGTTGAATTGTATCACCTTTGCACCACCCCAAGAAGGATCCATCATgtatttccaccaccattttcctaaTAGAGCCTGGTTGTAGCTAGCTATGTCCAAGATACCCCAACCCCCGTTTGAGCCTAGTTTTTTAcgtttatcaaaaaataaaaataataaataaataaataatatatagttgcaaaattttaaataataaattttttgtacTGAAACTCACTGAGTGGAGGTGACACCCTTTAATAGCCTTTATATGAACCAGCTCAAGCGGGGTGGGGTGCATAGCCTGTTATTAATTCTTCATTTTTGAGCAACATTTATAGCACCGGTGTAATTACATGTATCCCTGACATGATATACAACTCATGCATTAATTTCATCTGGAATTAATGCGTGCAGGCTCTCCAGTTTggagacaatatatatatatacattcaaaccaatttaaaattttagcatTAATTCATGAGCTCCAACATTGATTTATGGATAGCTCTTCATCAATAGATAACATCATCAAAGTCTTTCACAATTCACAATtgaacaatgctcaaaatgacTAACAATGATACACAACACACaataatctaattaaattaagaaggttaaaaatatttagaatctcaaaaccaaaaattaaaaaatatatatatatatatatatttgttaagaTGATCAAGACTCATTCCTTTCATTTAATTGCCTgcaatttttagtatttttccAAATCTCTTCCAAATCTCTAGCAAAAGCCTTCTGCCGTCCAACAACAATGGTAATGTGATCCATATCTTGAACTACATTAACTTGAGCTCTCGGAATTTTAGCTTTAACGGCCAAAGAACACTCCACAGGGAGAAGCTCATCAGCACCACCGTGAAACACAGTGACATCACAACAGAGCTCATCTCTAACAATATCAAGATAATCATCCAGTTTACCACCACTCCCACATATGATGTTGTGCATTGTATGCCATGATGCATTATGAGTGTGACAAAAGAATCCATCCATCAAAAACGTTCTAATCCTGTCAACCATGCATTaaccaaacatatataaataacattagCCCCACCTTCTCATGCATCTATTAACTATTGAGagaaagtgtgtgtgtgtgttgtcaCAGTAGTGTTTAATTAAAGAGTTGGTTGGACTAGTATGTACCGGTTGAAGGTTATGAGCTTGAAGATGAACTTCAAGAGTTGGTGGTGTTTGCATAACAACAAACAAATGGTGCGGCTTAGATGCTCATACCAACAGATCAATGAAGCTCCAAATGCCATTAATGGCCACACTCTCCTCGGAGCCACTCTTCTCAGCACGTATTGCGTTCCCTTCTCCCCCTCCGGCACCGGAAAATACggctacacacacacacacacacacatatatacatatgtatataataattaagcaTCTTTACAATtggtatatatttttagtacATGAGTACCTACCGGAGCGAGTAAAGTCAGGGACTTGATGGAGTTGGGGTGTTTGATAGCGAGAGCGAGAGCAAGGATGGAGCCAAGAGAATGTGCAACAATGTGGAAGGATTTCAAGTTAAATGGAATTATCACCGAGCGCTCGATCATGTCGACGTGTTCACGGAGAGTGTAGAGTGAGTCGCCGGGCTTTGGACTGCGCCCGCACCCGAGTAAGTCGACGGCGAACATCCTGTACTTGGATTTAGCTTCTTCTGAGAAGTTTGGAAACACTGTCTCTGTCCAGAATGCTGATGATGATATGAATCCATGAATGAACAACACGTCTTCTTCAGCCTCTGTTAATCATACTATTACATTAGACACTACTGCATTGATGAGTAGATacaataagtatatatatatatatatatatatatacctggtGGAATTAGTGATCGGATGAAGAGAGTGTCCGGTGAGCCGCCGGGAGAGCACCAAGAACTGCAATCTTTGCAATGGCAATCTGACCAGCGAGGGACTGGATTAGCTTGTCGACCACCGATCTTGCACTGAAGCATCTCAATGATGGTTGAGTTGATAGTAAATGTAGTTGTTGTTGATGAAGTAGTTGTAGTTTGCCGATGTTTTCTTTCGAGTTTGAGTGATCTTGAGATCTCAGAGACGAGAGAAGGACGAGAATAGAGTGTGTCGGAGATGTCCTCGAGCTCGAGCTTGCTCGAGCAAAGGGAAAGGACTTTGGAGCCACCATTGTCGGAGATTAGGATTTTGCCACTGTTCATAATCATGTCTTTGCCGGATCCTGAGCAGTAGCATGGTCTCCATTCTGCTTCCATTGCATAGTCTACCAGTTTGTAGACGAAACAAAGGAGGAAGTCTAAAAGATCAAGTGCAGAGAAGACAATGAAGCTTATGAGATCATTTGCCAGACTTGCAATAACAGTCAAGGCAGTCATTGGTCTCATTGCCACGTTAACAAGATTGTTGttgatgaaaagaagaagaagaagaagaagaagaagaagaagaggtatAAGAATTTGAACATATGGAGTTAGCAATGTAGGTGGTGTTG
It encodes:
- the LOC120275369 gene encoding probable lysophospholipase BODYGUARD 1; translation: MRPMTALTVIASLANDLISFIVFSALDLLDFLLCFVYKLVDYAMEAEWRPCYCSGSGKDMIMNSGKILISDNGGSKVLSLCSSKLELEDISDTLYSRPSLVSEISRSLKLERKHRQTTTTSSTTTTFTINSTIIEMLQCKIGGRQANPVPRWSDCHCKDCSSWCSPGGSPDTLFIRSLIPPEAEEDVLFIHGFISSSAFWTETVFPNFSEEAKSKYRMFAVDLLGCGRSPKPGDSLYTLREHVDMIERSVIIPFNLKSFHIVAHSLGSILALALAIKHPNSIKSLTLLAPPYFPVPEGEKGTQYVLRRVAPRRVWPLMAFGASLICWYEHLSRTICLLLCKHHQLLKFIFKLITFNRIRTFLMDGFFCHTHNASWHTMHNIICGSGGKLDDYLDIVRDELCCDVTVFHGGADELLPVECSLAVKAKIPRAQVNVVQDMDHITIVVGRQKAFARDLEEIWKNTKNCRQLNERNES
- the LOC120276247 gene encoding uncharacterized protein LOC120276247, whose protein sequence is MFFHALNSKVLIGVPLNSSDSICHFQYADDLLIFSTGGHEDLHIIKLILYLYEGSSGLSINFHKSCLYSSNYGFQPHYTSARILNCSCSSLPITYLGIPLSGRRPRRLDWEKLIGMVRSRLTTWKASYLSLGGRLTLVNSVLSSMPVYWMSVFKLPAWVIKEIDKILRDFLC